From Oryza brachyantha chromosome 9, ObraRS2, whole genome shotgun sequence, a single genomic window includes:
- the LOC102701019 gene encoding ASC1-like protein 1 translates to MLHCWLAAALFFSLPVQLQQILPFVCSPPTEKGARSSTSHSSLAITSTSTARREREEEKKRNLFSALFFFLRSKISPSSSCSSRVDHPRSSSESRANCARSWRSWGGLDPIKEVGVLGSSPVMAALVEHLLGLSSAPVDWEAEAYPGYGDFAVLPFLVAFFPAVRFLLDRFVFEALARRLVLGKGYDKLDETDESRKKINKCKESAWKFVYFLSAELLSLSVTYNEPWFKNTRYFWVGPGEQIWPDQKTKLKLKAVYMFAAGFYTYSIFALLFWETRRSDFGVSMSHHLATVVLIVLSYIFRFARVGSVVLALHDASDIFLEIGKMSKYSSCEGLAIVSFLLFVASWIILRLFIFPFWILRSTSYEVLLTLDKEKHKFYGPIYYYIFNSLLFSLLVLHIYWWVLIYRMLVKQIQSRGHVGDDVRSDSEDEEEHED, encoded by the exons ATGCTGCATTGCtggcttgctgctgctctcttcttctctctacCAGTCCAGCTCCAGCAGATTCTCCCGTTTGTTTGCTCTCCCCCCACAGAAAAGGGCGCCAGATCATCCACCTCCCATTCCTCGCTAGCCATCACATCCACATCCACCGCTCGCcgagaaagagaagaagagaaaaaaagaaatcttttttccgctctcttcttctttctccgATCCAAAatctcaccctcttcttcttgcaGCTCTCGAGTTGACCACCCCCGCTCGTCCTCCGAATCTCGCGCCAATTGCGCGCGTTCTTGGAGGAGTTGGGGGGGTTTGGATCCAATCAAAGAAGTGGGGGTTCTTGGATCTAGTCCTGTAATGGCGGCGCTGGTGGAGCATTTGCTGGGGTtgtcgtcggcgccggtggACTGGGAGGCGGAGGCCTACCCGGGGTACGGCGACTTCGCCGTGCTCCCTTTCCTCGTCGCCTTCTTCCCCGCCGTCCGGTTCCTCCTCGACCGCTTCGTCTTCGAg GCATTAGCAAGAAGACTTGTACTTGGAAAGGGATATGACAAGCTTGATGAAACAGAtgaaagtagaaaaaaaatcaacaagtgTAAGGAGTCGGCGtggaaattcgtttattttctttctgcaGAACTGCTTTCATTGTCTGTAACATACAATGAGCCATGGTTCAAGAACACTAGATATTTCTGGGTTGGGCCTGGCGAACAGATCTGGCCTGATCAAAAGACAAA ACTCAAGCTTAAGGCTGTCTACATGTTTGCTGCTGGATTTTACACATATTCCATCTTCGCTCTTCTGTTCTGGGAAACAAGGCGGTCGGACTTTGGAGTCTCAATGTCTCACCATTTGGCAACAGTTGTTTTGATTGTTCTATCCTATATTTTCAG ATTTGCTCGTGTTGGTTCAGTTGTTTTAGCTCTTCATGATGCTAGCGATATATTCTTAGAGATCGGGAAGATGTCCAAGTACAGTAGCTGCGAGGGGCTAGCTATTGTatcatttcttctttttgtagCATCATGGATTATTCTCCGTCTGTTCATTTTCCCATTCTGGATCCTAAGGAGCACGAG CTATGAAGTACTGCTGACCCTGGACAAGGAGAAGCATAAATTTTATGGCCCcatatactactatattttCAACAGTCTCCTGTTCTCACTTCTAGTGCTTCACATATATTGGTGGGTACTAATATACCGGATGCTAGTCAAACAAATTCAATCTAGAGGCCATGTCGGTGATGATGTTCGATCTG ATtctgaagatgaagaagagcaTGAAGACTAA
- the LOC102711013 gene encoding serine/threonine-protein kinase 16 isoform X2, whose product MGCSISGLNALYDAATGGGDVWINDRRFRVLRQIGEGGFAFVYLVREHHPSSDDASRGRHPSNASDDGTYAMKKVLIQSKEQLDLVKEEIRVSSLFNHPNLLPLLDHAVIAVKGDWNHEAYLLFPVHIDGTLFDNAKVMQSRKEFYSTINVLQIFQQLCEGLRHMHNFDPPYAHNDVKPGNVLITHQKGQAPLATLMDFGSARPARKTIRSRSEALRLQEWAAEHCSAPYRAPELWDCPSHADIDERTDIWSLGCTLYAIMYGVSPFEYALGESGGSLQLAIVNCTLKWPAGPSPPYPDALHQFVTWMLQPQPAMRPQIDDIILHVEKLMEKYSS is encoded by the exons ATGGGCTGCTCCATCTCGGGGCTCAACGCCCTCTACgacgcggcgacgggcggcggcgacgtgtgGATCAACGACCGCCGCTTCCGCGTCCTGCGCCAGATTGGCGAGGGCGGCTTCGCCTTCGTCTACCTCGTCAGGGAGCACCACCCGTCCTCCGACGACGCATCGCGCGGCCGCCACCCTTCCAACGCCTCAG ATGATGGGACATATGCCATGAAGAAGGTGCTGATACAGAGCAAGGAACAGCTCGATCTGGTGAAGGAGGAGATTCGCGTGTCGTCGTTGTTCAACCATCCCAACCTGCTGCCACTTCTTGATCATGCCGTGATAGCAGTTAAG GGAGATTGGAACCATGAAGCCTACTTGCTCTTCCCTGTCCATATCGATGGTACTCTGTTTGACAATGCCAAAGTCATGCAGTCCAGGAAGGAGTTCTATTCAACAATCAATGTTTTGCAAATATTCCAACAG CTCTGTGAAGGACTGAGGCACATGCACAATTTTGATCCACCATATGCCCATAATGACGTCAAGCCTGGCAATGTTCTTATAACTCACCAAAAAGGACAAGCACCTCTTGCAACTTTAATGGATTTTGGAAGTGCAAGGCCTGCAAGAAAAACAATCCGTTCTCGTTCTGAAGCATTACGGCTACAG GAATGGGCTGCTGAACATTGCTCCGCGCCTTACCGTGCACCTGAATTGTGGGACTGCCCAAGTCACGCTGATATTGATGAGAGGACAGACATCTGGTCTCTAGGATGCACCCTTTATGCTATCAT GTACGGTGTTTCACCGTTTGAGTATGCTCTCGGTGAATCTGGAGGAAGCTTGCAATTAGCCATCGTCAATTGCACTTTGAAGTGGCCGGCAGGTCCCAGCCCTCCTTACCCTGACGCACTTCATCAGTTTGTTACCTGGATGCTTCAGCCGCAACCTGCCATGCGCCCTCAAATCGATGACATTATTCTTCACGTTGAAAAACTTATGGAGAAATATTCGTCTTAA
- the LOC102711013 gene encoding serine/threonine-protein kinase 16 isoform X1: MGCSISGLNALYDAATGGGDVWINDRRFRVLRQIGEGGFAFVYLVREHHPSSDDASRGRHPSNASDDGTYAMKKVLIQSKEQLDLVKEEIRVSSLFNHPNLLPLLDHAVIAVKSQQGDWNHEAYLLFPVHIDGTLFDNAKVMQSRKEFYSTINVLQIFQQLCEGLRHMHNFDPPYAHNDVKPGNVLITHQKGQAPLATLMDFGSARPARKTIRSRSEALRLQEWAAEHCSAPYRAPELWDCPSHADIDERTDIWSLGCTLYAIMYGVSPFEYALGESGGSLQLAIVNCTLKWPAGPSPPYPDALHQFVTWMLQPQPAMRPQIDDIILHVEKLMEKYSS; this comes from the exons ATGGGCTGCTCCATCTCGGGGCTCAACGCCCTCTACgacgcggcgacgggcggcggcgacgtgtgGATCAACGACCGCCGCTTCCGCGTCCTGCGCCAGATTGGCGAGGGCGGCTTCGCCTTCGTCTACCTCGTCAGGGAGCACCACCCGTCCTCCGACGACGCATCGCGCGGCCGCCACCCTTCCAACGCCTCAG ATGATGGGACATATGCCATGAAGAAGGTGCTGATACAGAGCAAGGAACAGCTCGATCTGGTGAAGGAGGAGATTCGCGTGTCGTCGTTGTTCAACCATCCCAACCTGCTGCCACTTCTTGATCATGCCGTGATAGCAGTTAAG AGTCAACAGGGAGATTGGAACCATGAAGCCTACTTGCTCTTCCCTGTCCATATCGATGGTACTCTGTTTGACAATGCCAAAGTCATGCAGTCCAGGAAGGAGTTCTATTCAACAATCAATGTTTTGCAAATATTCCAACAG CTCTGTGAAGGACTGAGGCACATGCACAATTTTGATCCACCATATGCCCATAATGACGTCAAGCCTGGCAATGTTCTTATAACTCACCAAAAAGGACAAGCACCTCTTGCAACTTTAATGGATTTTGGAAGTGCAAGGCCTGCAAGAAAAACAATCCGTTCTCGTTCTGAAGCATTACGGCTACAG GAATGGGCTGCTGAACATTGCTCCGCGCCTTACCGTGCACCTGAATTGTGGGACTGCCCAAGTCACGCTGATATTGATGAGAGGACAGACATCTGGTCTCTAGGATGCACCCTTTATGCTATCAT GTACGGTGTTTCACCGTTTGAGTATGCTCTCGGTGAATCTGGAGGAAGCTTGCAATTAGCCATCGTCAATTGCACTTTGAAGTGGCCGGCAGGTCCCAGCCCTCCTTACCCTGACGCACTTCATCAGTTTGTTACCTGGATGCTTCAGCCGCAACCTGCCATGCGCCCTCAAATCGATGACATTATTCTTCACGTTGAAAAACTTATGGAGAAATATTCGTCTTAA